From the genome of Pseudomonas sp. FP453:
GGCGTCGGCACTGCGGAACAGGTCGTCGATGCCCGGTGTGTGCAGGATCGCCCAGTAGTTGAGCAAGTCGTAGTTGCTCGTGAATACCGTGGCGTAGCTCGCCAGTTCGCGGTTGATCGTCTCCAGTGTCGACGGCTGCACCAGGCGCCACGGGATATGCACGGCGTGGATGGTGTTGATCAACGCTTCCTTGATCGCGTAGTAGCGATTGCGCGGCGCCGCCGAGCTGACCGCCAGGGCCTTGTTGACCCGGCTGGTGGTTTTCAGGGCGCCCAGGGCCTGCTCGAAACTACGGGTTTGCAGGGCGTCGAACACGCTGAGTTCGGATGGGCTCAGGGGTTTTTCTTCGACGGTGCGCGCGTTTTCGAACAGCGAGTCGTAGGCAAAGTCTTCCCAAATCGTACGACTGGCGCCGTTGCCGATCAGAATCCCGCTGAAGTCGATGGCGCCGCGCAGGGCGCTCCAGTCTTCAAGGTGGGCGTCAATATCCTGGAAATCCTTCATTGCGGCGGGTCTACTCGAATTCGGCTGGGCGGTGACTTTATCACGAGCGGGCGTTGATCCTGATCAAGATGCTGTGGCCGTCAGCGGTTGATTCTGTAGGCATAAAGCCTACGAGGATTAGCCATGAGCAGCACCTTCTTTATTCCCGCCGTCAACATCATGGGCACCGACTGCCTCGACGAAGCCATGACCGCCATCCGTAATTACGGCTTTCACAAGGCGCTGATCGTCACCGACGCGGGCCTGGCCAAAGCCGGCGTGGCGAGCATGATCGCCGAGAAACTGGCGATGCAGGACATCGACTCGGTGATCTACGACGGCGCCAAGCCCAACCCCAATGTGGAAAACGTCGAGAAAGGCCTGGCGCTGTTGCAGGAAAGTGCCTGCGATTTCGTGGTGTCCCTGGGCGGCGGTTCGCCCCATGACTGCGCCAAGGGCATCGCGCTGTGTGCCACCAATGGCGGGCATATTGGCGACTACGAAGGCGTGGACCAGTCGAGCAAGCCACAACTGCCGCTGGTGGCCATCAACACCACCGCCGGCACCGCCAGCGAGATGACCCGGTTCTGCATCATCACCGACGAAACCCGCCACGTGAAAATGGCCATCGTCGACCGCAACGTCACGCCGCTGCTGTCAGTCAACGACCCGGCACTGATGGTCGGCATGCCCAAGGGCCTCACTGCCGCCACTGGCATGGACGCCCTGACTCACGCGATCGAAGCCTACGTGTCCACCGCCGCCACGCCGATCACCGACGCCTGTGCGATCAAGGCCATCGAACTGATCAGCGCCAACCTGCGCCTGGCCGTGCGCGATGGCAGCGACAAGGCCGCGCGGGAAAACATGGCCTACGCGCAATTCCTCGCCGGCATGGCGTTCAACAACGCGTCCCTGGGTTTTGTCCATGCCATGGCGCACCAGTTGGGCGGCCTGTATGACTTGCCCCACGGCGTGTGCAACGCGGTGTTGTTGCCCCATGTGCAGAGCTTCAACGCCAGCGTCAGCGCCAAACGCTTGAGTGACGTGGGCCGCGCGTTGGGTGCCGATATCAAAGGCGTCACCGTGGAAGAGGGTGCCCAGGCAGCGATTGCGGCGATCCGCAGTTTGTCCCAGGACGTGGATATTCCCGCCGGCCTGCGTGAACTTGGCGCCAAGTTGCAGGACATTCCATTGCTCGCCAGCAATGCGCTGAAGGACGCCTGCGGGCTGACCAATCCACGGCGCGCGGATCAAAGGCAAATAGAAGAGATCTTTCGCAGCGCTTTCTGACGGGGCACTGACACGCCGCAAGCGTTAAGCTACAAGCTGAACTGCATTCAACTTGTCGCTTGAAGCTTGCGGCTTGCCGCTGAGGTCCCCCTATGAGAGTTCTGTTATTCGGCGCCACCGGCATGGTCGGCCAGGGTGTTCTGCGTGAATGCCTGTTGGCCGCCGATGTGCAGGAAGTCGTCGCCGTCGGCCGTACGCCGTTGACCCAGGAACACGGCAAGCTGCATCAGGTATTGCACAGCGACATGCTCGATTTCCAACCCCTGGAAAACCTGCTGCAAGGCTTTGATGCGTGCTTCTTCTGCCTCGGTGTGTCGTCGGCTGGCATGAACGAAATCAACTACACCCACCTCACCTATGACCTCACTCTGGTTGCGGCCAGCACCCTGGCGCGGCTCAATCCGCAGATGACCTTTATCTACGTGTCTGGCGCCGGTACCGACAGTTCCGAGGCGGGCAAGTCGATGTGGGCGCGGGTCAAGGGCAAGACCGAAAATGCCTTGCTGCGCTTGCCGTTCAAGGCGGTGTACCTGTTCCGGCCGGGGGTGATCCAACCCTTGCACGGCGTGCGCTCGAAGACGCCGTTGTACCAGGCGTTCTATTCCGTGCTGGGGCCGCTGCTGACGTTGCTGCGCCGGGTCAAACCGGGTTGGGTGGTGAGCACCGAGACGGTTGGCCGGGCGATGTTGCAGGCGGCCAGTCATGGCGCGCCGCAACCGGTGGTGGAGCAGGCTGGGATCAGTCGCTTGGCTGACGAGCGTCGTTGAAGGAGCTGACGGTGATTCAGGATTATTCAGACGCGCTGATCGTGCAGGAAGTGTCCCCGCGTGATGGCTTGCAAATCGAACCGACCTGGGTGGAGACGGCCGACAAGATCGCCTTGATCGACCAGCTTTCCCGCGCCGGTTTCTCGCGGATCGAAGCGGGTTCGTTTGTCTCGCCCAAGGCCATTCCGGCGTTGCGCGATGGCGAGCAGGTGTTCCAGGGCATCGCGCGCAAGCCGGGGGTCATCTACGTGGCGCTGATCCCCAATCTCAAGGGCGCCCAGCGTGCGATCGGCTCCCGCGCCGATGAGTTGAACCTGGTGATGTCCGCCAGCCAGAGCCACAACCTGGCCAACCTGCGCATGCGCTGCGAGGCGTCCTTGGCGGCCTTCGGCGAGATCGTCAGCTTTGCCGCCGACCACCCGGTGCGCCTCAACGGCAGCATCGCGACGACATTTGGTTGCCCGTTCGAAGGGGCGGTCGATGAGGACCGCGTGCTGCGGATTGTCGATGCGTATCGTGAACTGGGCATCCAGGGCATCACGCTGGCCGACACCACCGGCATGGCCAACCCGCGCCAGGTAGAACGCCTGGTCAAGCGCGTGTTGCAACACGTGCCTGCTGGCGACCTGACCCTGCATTTCCACAACACCCGTGGCCTGGGGTTGTGCAATGTGCTGGCCGCCTACGAAGCCGGTGCCCGACGTTTCGATGCGGCCCTCGGTGGTCTCGGCGGCTGCCCGTTTGCGCCGGGGGCGTCGGGCAATATCTGCACGGAGGATCTGGTGAACCTGTGCGCGGAGGTGGGGATTCCTACCGGTATCGACCTGCCGCATCTGTTGCAGATGTCCCGGCGCCTGCCGGCGCTGCTGGGCCATGAGTTACCCGGCCAGGTGGCCAAGGCGGGGCGCAATTGCGACCTGCATGCCGCGCCGGATTATGTCGCCGCGCTGATCGCCGAGGGCGTTGCGCTGAACTGAATCAACACCACGCCGCCGATCAACAACAACGCCCCCAGCACCCGGGGCGTTGTCAGCTCGCGCTCCGCCAGGCCGAACAGGCCAAAGTGGTCGAGCAGCAGTGACGCCAGAATCTGCCCGGCCATGGCCAGCGCAATAAACCCAGACGCGCCCAACTTGGGCAGCAGCATCAACGCCAGGGAAATAAAACATACACCGAACGCGCCACCGGCCCACATCCATAAAGGTGCTTTGCTGATAAAGCCCAGGCTTGGTAACGGCAAGCGCAGCGCCACAATCACCGGCAGCAACACGATGATGCTGACCAGCAGCGACGCCAGGGTGGCCCACAACGGGTGCCCGAGCCCACGCCCGAGGTTGGCGTTGATCGCACTTTGAAACGGCACTACCGCACCGGCAATCACTGCCAGCGCCAATAAACCCAGCCAGTGCAAGGTCGTCATTGCGAATCTCCCAGAGGTTTTGCTGGACTCTAGGGTATTCGTCGTGCAAATTTAAATTCCAATTTCTTATGCCGGGCATGCAGCTAATGAATGATCTGCGCCGCATCGACCTCAACCTGCTGGTGATCCTCGACGCCCTGCTCGCCGAGCAACACGTCACCCGCGCCGCTGAACGCGTGCACCTGAGCCAGCCGGCGGTCAGTCACGCGCTGGCGCGCTTGCGGGACTTGCTTGGCGACCCGTTGCTGGTGCGCCAGGGCGGCACGTTGGTGCCCACCGCTCGCGCGTTGGAACTGGCGGCACCGCTCGCCGAGGCGCTGGCCCAGGTACAAGCGCTGCTGGCGCCCAACCGGTTTGATCCGGCCTCGGCCAAGCGCCGCTTTCGCGTGGCGATGTCGGACTACAGTGCGGCGATTTTCCTACCTGACTTGGTGCGCCTGCTGCGCCGTGAAGCGCCCGGTATCGACCTGCAAATCATCCAGGCCAGCCGCGAAGGCATGGTGGATGGCGTGCTCAATGGCGATCTTGACCTGGCTGCTGGGGTTTTTCCTGACATGCCGGCGGAATTGCGTACTACGCCGCTGTTTGAAGAGCACTACACCTGCCTGGTAGACCGTGACAGCTTGCCGGACGATGGCACGCTGGACCTGCCCACTTACCTGTCGCGTCCCCATGTGTTGCTGGAAATGCGCGGCAGTGGCACGCCGGAAATCGAGCGGGCGCTGACGGCGATTCGTGAGCGACGCCATGTGGCGATCAGCCTGCCGCATTGGGGCGTGGCACCGCAGTTGATCCAGGGCACGGATCTGATCTTGACGGTGTCGTCGCGGGGTTTGCTCAACATTGATCACCCACACCTGGTGGCGGTGCCGCCACCGTTTCATATCCCCTCGTTTGCGGTGGAGTTGGCGTGGCATGTGCGGCGGGGTGGGGATTCGGGGTTGCAGTGGTTGATGGGGCAGTTACAGGGGCTAAATTTGCCAGCTTGAGTTGCGGAATCTGGAGAACAACAGAGATCAAGTGTGGTGTGCTCAGCATTGGGCTCCCATGCAGAGATGCTGGGACGACCGTTCGTCGCACTGGCAAGTATTTTCTAAACCTTTGCCGCCGTGAAAATTCGAATTCAGGGCGGGGAGTGTTCCCCCGCACTTATTTTTGCCCTGGAGGAACCCATCATGAGCCGCATGGCTATCCGGTTACGCACCGCCAGTTTCGCGATGCTGCTGGGCCTCGGCGCCAGCAATGCTTTCGCCCAGTCGCCTGCTGAATTCATCGAGCAGGCGTCGGCCAAAGGCATGGCCGATATCGAAACCAGTCGCATGGCCCACGCCAAAACATCGTCCCAGGAAATCAAGGATTACACCATTGAGGTGATCAACGAGCGAACCCTGGCCAACCAGCATCTGGCGGCCATCGCCAAGAAGCTTGAACTGCCGGTGGCGCCGCGGGAAAAGATCGTCGACAAAGCCGAGACCCTGATGCCGCAGCTCAAGGACGGCGACTCCTTTGACGCGGCCTACACCGCGCAACAGGTCAAGGAAAACGAAGACGCCATTGCCCTGTTCAAACAGGAAGGCGCGGCGTCGGATGTGCCGGAAATAAAAGCGTTGGTGGATGAAACGCTGCCCAAGCTGGAGGAGCGTTTGCAGAAGGCTCGTGCGTTGGCATCGACCTACGGCAAAGGCCATCAGGGTGACGGCTGAGGCGGTTGCCTGAAATGAAAAACGGCGGTTGGAGAGTTTCCAGTCGCCGTTTTTGTTGCTGCTATCAGAGCGCTAACTGCGCCTGGCCGGTACCTTCCAGGGCGAGCAGATATTGCTTGGCTTGCAGGCCACCGGCAAACCCGGTCAGCTCACCCGAGGCGCCAATCACCCGGTGGCAGGGCGCGATGATCGAGATCGGATTACGCCCATTGGCTGCACCGACGGCGCGCACTGCCTTGGGGTTGCCGATCTGCTGGGCGATCTGGCTGTAGCTGCGGGTTTCGCCGAAGGGAATGGTCAACAGCGCCTGCCACACTTGCTTCTGGAAAACGGTGCCGGTGAAGTCCAGGTCCAGTGTGAATTGATGACGGGTGCCGGCGAAGTATTCCTGCAACTGGCGCTGCGCCTCCAGCAGCACCGGGCTGTCGTTGGCTTCGTGCAGTTCACCCAGGCGTACACGGTTGGCGCGTTCTGTTTCCCACAGGATCGCGCTGAGTTTGCCGTCACGTGCCACGAGCGTGAGTTGGCCGACCGGGGAAGGCATGAGCATGTATTCGTAGGCCATGGGAGGGCTCCTTGAGAGTGCGTGAACGGTACCACGACAGGGTAGTTTCATCCGCCCGCGTACAAACTGCGTTTCTTGCGGTTGAATTCGCCCAGCGTTCAGAAATTCCAGTAGACCCAGCTGTAGAGATGGGGGTAGGCAAACAGTCTGAAGGTGTAATAGCCCGCCACGAGCAACGAACCTGTACGAAGGACGACGAACGAAAGGATATTGAACAGGGTGATGATCAACGCGAACATGACCACGCGGCGGCTGGCGTGGCGTCTGGCCAGCAGCACGCCGTAAACCGAACCTGCGACCGATCCCGCCGCCATGACCGGTCCGAGGAGAAAAGGCAGCTTCACGAACGACAGCAGCAGTGGCAAGACCAGCACCCAGCCCACCACTTGACGCAGTAAGGGTTTGGGCGTGTGTTGCTTGGATTCGGGCATTGTCTCGATCTCGGGCTGCAAGCGCTGACATGATCAAGGTGTCAGCGCCCGGCCACAGTCAGATTTTGCTGAGGGCGCCTAGTGGTCCTGTTGCAATACCTTGAGCGCTGCCGACGCGAGGAAACCCGAGCGGCTTTTTTCTTCGGGATGATTCAGCACATATTCATCGATACGGTTAAGCAGGTAGCCCGGCAGGGTGATGTTGAGTTTCTGCGCCTTGCCCAAATACCTGGTGACATCAATGTCCACCACTGCCCAGGTGCAACCCGCGTATTGCGGGTTGGCGGCATGCAGGGTGACTTTCTGCGCATTGGGAATCGGCGCACCGTCTTCCGCGAGGATCTCGAAGTGCCCTTCGATGGCTTCACGGGCCATGGCCATGGCGTCGTCCAGGTCGTCGCCAGCGGAGTAGCAGCCGGGAATATCCGGTACTTCCACACCCCAGGCGTGGTTTTCGTCACCGGTTGAAATTGCGATGGGGTAAAGCATGTCTGTTGTCCTCCTGGGACGGTCAGCTCAGCAGAGCTTGTTTCAGGATGCTCTTGGCGGTCTTGTCCAACAGGTCCTTTTTTGGATGAGGGATCGTCACCAGCCCCGGCTTGGTCGGGTGCTTGAAGTGGTGATGGCTGCCTCGGGTACGCACCAGGTACCAACCGTCTGCAACGATGTGACCTATCAAATATCGGCTATCCACAACACCTCCTTGTGGTGTGTGTTGGTGGTGACTATAACTACAAAAAATAAATTATCAACACTCTACCTACCGACGGTCGATGACCGGTATTTCGTCAGGCAGTGTCTGAAGTGTATGAACGCGCAGCCATGGCGCCAGAGAGAGGTATTGCGAGGTTTTGCGCAGGTATTAGCGGGTGTGTAGGGCCTGTGAAACCACGCTGAGAAACGCATCAACCAAGAAGCTTTTTGTTTCAGTTGGCGTCAGCACCAGCAACTGCGCACACGCATCCACTTCCACCAATGGTCGGTAGGTCACGCCTTTGTTCATCAGGCTTTGCGTGCATTGCGGCACCAGCGCTACGCCTTGGCCGGCCGCGACCAGGGCGATGATCGAGGTGATCTGCCGCCCGGTCGGCCCTGGTCGCAGCGGCTGGCCGTGGCGGCGGTAGAGCTGCTCGATGGACTGGTTCAGCCCCGATCCGTAATCCGCCGGGAACAGGATCAGCGGATAAGCACTGAGCTGCGCCAGGCTGACCTGCGCCAGGCTCGCCAGCGGGCTGTCGGTGGATAACGCCGCCACCAGCCGCTCCTCGCCCAGCGACAGCGCTTGCACCTCTTTGCTCTGTGGCAACAAACGACTCAGCCCGACGTCCAGCCGCCCGTCGGCCACCTGCGCACCGAGATTGCCGGAGGCACATTCCACCAGGGTCAGTTGCACATCGGGAAAGCGTTGGGCAAACGCCTGGATCGCCTGGCTGAACAGGTCTGACAAGGCAATCGAACTGACATACCCCAGCGTCAGTTGCCCGGCGGTGCCTGCCGCGAGTTTGCCGGCGATGACCTGCGCCAGCTCCACCTGCTCCAGCACACCACGTGCATAGGGCAAGAACGACCGGCCTTGTGCCGTCAGTGTCACCGTGCGGCTGGTGCGATCGAACAGCTTGAAACCCAGCTCGGCTTCCAGCGCCGAGATCTGTCGGGTCAACGGCGGCTGAGCCAGGTGCAGGCGAAGGGCGGCGCGGCCGAAGTGCAATTCTTCGGCGACCATCAGAAAATATCGCAGCTTGCGTAGGTCGAGCATCCTGGCCCTCGGGTATTGATCGGTCCTGATTCGGTATTGGTTCAAGACGTGCCGGGCATTCTATAAAGACCGCTCAAAATAAAACGAGAGGTTTCATGAAACCGCGCCTGCATTGTGCCCGTCTTGCCCTGTTCCTGTGTGGCTGCGCGGCTTTTCTCAACCTGTATGCGACCCAGAGCATTCTCCAGACCTTTGCCGTGCAGTTTCAGATCAGCGCCAAGGCCGCGGGGTGGAGCATTACCGTGACGACCTTGGCTGTCGCAATCACGGCCCCATTTGTCAGCCGCCTGACAGGCCGTTTCGAGCAGCGCACGGTGATTTGCGTGGCGGCGCTGCTGTTGGCCGTACCCACACTGATGACGGCTTATGCCGACAGTTTTACCGAAGTGCTGGTGTGGCGGTTTGTCGAGGGCATGTTGATTCCGGTGGTGTTTGCCACCAGCGTGGCCTATATCGGCGACCGGTGGAGCGGTGGCACGGTCACCGAAGTCACCAGCCTGTACGTAGCGGGCACCGTGCTGGGCGGGTTTGCCGGGCGCTTCGCCACCGGGGTAATGACGGAGTATGTGGGCTGGCGCGAAGCCTTCGAGTTGCTCGCGGCGCTGAGCCTGATGGTGGGCGGGTTCATTCAGTTCCTGTTGCCGGTTAGCCGGGCGCGAACGGTGCCGCAGGCAACCGTTTCATCGGGGGCTCTTCGTCAGCCATTGCTGGCGGCTTATGCCGTAGGTTTTTGCGTGCTGTTTTCCCAGGTTGCGGCGTTTACCTACGTGGGTTTGTACCTTGGCCTGCCGCCATTCAATCTCGGTCCTGCGGCTTTGGGCATGCTTTACATGGTGTTCCTGCTGGCATTGATCGTGATCCCCATCGCGGGTCGCCTCAGCAAAGCCCGGCCCCATAGTGAGTTGCTCACGGTTGCCGTTGTGCTGGGCATCACGGGCACGCTGCTGACCCTGGTGCCAACGCTGTGGTGCATCGTGTTGGGGCTGGCCCTCAGCTCCACCGGCGTATTCCTCGCCCAGGCCGCCGCCAATGCGTTCACCACGGCCAACGCCGGCGACAACAAGGCGGGTGCCGTGGGTATTTATCTCACCTGCTACTACCTGGGCGGTAGCTGCGGGGCTATCGTCCCGGCATTGATCTGGGAGAGGTGGGGCTGGGCGGGGTGTGTGGTGCTGATTGTCGCTTTCCAGTTGATGACGTTGCTTATCGCCTTGGTCGGTTGGAAGCTTGTTAAACCTGCGCTGGTACCAATGCCTTGACGGGCGTCGTCGCTGTACCGGCCGGGCCGCTTGCTCAAATAATTGACTGATTGGTGACATGTCCAGGCCGTGCGAACAAATCAATGCCCAGCGAGTGGAGTACTTTGAGGACTGTTTCAAAGCGCGGTTTTGCGCCGGGGGAGAACGCCTTGTAAAGACTCTCGCGACCCATACCCGTATCAGTGGCGATCTTTGTCATTCCTCGGGCTTTGGCCACGTAGCCGATTGCACGCAGAAACTCTTCGTTATCGCCGTCGGCCAGCACCTGAGAGAGGTACTCACTGATGGCCTCGTCACTGTCGAGCAGCTCGGCCATATCGAATGTCGTCAGTGTTTGCGCCATTTTCAAACCTCCTTTGCCAATTTTTTTGCCCGTCGGATATCGGCTTCTTGCGATGACTTGTCACCGCCCACCAGCAAGATGACGAGCGCTCTGCCTCGTAGGGTGAAATACACTCGATAACCGACACCTACATCGACTCGCATTTCTGAGATGCCGTTTCCCAGCGTCTTGATATCGCCCAGGTTACCCATGCTTGCTCTCTCAATACGCCGGCCAATCGCAATCTTTGCTCTCAGGTCGCGAACGCTTGAATGCCAGGCAGCGAAGACTTGGGTTTGCTGGATTGAATAATGCACAGGACCTCGCATGCCGTAACTGTATCCATGTGGATACTGTCTGGCAATAGGAATGACTGATCGAAAGGTTGCGGAGGATGGGGCGGGGTCACTTCGGTTTCAAAGACGTTTTCTGTTGCCAGAATTTGCTAGGAAAATGGGCTCGTAGGCGTAGTTTTGAATTAAGCGAAACCGCCTACGCGGCCATCCGAATCGCCTGGGTTTTGTCTGTGCGAAGTTGCCACGCGTGTCGAACCACCAAATCCCAGGCATAAAAAAACCGGCACCAGGGCCGGTTTTTTCATGCATCCCCCGTCAAAATCATCCAGACGTTGGACCAACAATTAAGTGGAGCGGGTAGAGGGAATCGAACCTTTAATGGACACGGAGGCACGAATGTTGTGTAGGTGTGTAGGTGCGCGAGCGGCTTTCGCCCTTGGAATCGTTGGTTATAAAGTTGTGACTATTCCACTCGGTCTTTGACTCACAATGTGACTCTTGAAGAGGAAACCTGCCATCGCCCCTCCTGATCCTCTAGGCCTGATACAGAAGCTTTTGGCTTGGAAAAATCTCTCACATTAGCCACTACACCAACCAGCCGCCGATGCTGCATCTCCTGTCACCGACCGACAGCTCCGTCACCCATGATCTAGCTAATTTGTGGTGTAGTACCTGTGTAGAGGTGAAGAAGAATCTCATTGGTAGATACCGAAGCATTTTTGGCCTGAAGACTCTTTGGTGGCGGAGGCGGCTGCAAGAGCACAGCTTTTGGAACGTGGCCTGCCGGTCGGCTGTCGTGAACCAAGCCGTCAGAGGAGTCTTGGCCCTTCGGGCCTCCATCCTCACGTCTCTGGCCCTTTGGGCCGGCGCGCTCCGCTTACTTTGCAGCATGGTTCTTAGACTAGGCGGCTAACCATTACGAACTAGCTGCTCACGTAGTTCCATGACCGGGATAGGTGGGTCGGCACGATGCACCATGGCATGACAATTTGGGCAAAGCGGCTTCATGTCGTTGACCGGATCAACATTCTGGGGGCCGCCCAATGTATGCAAAGGGACTTCATGATGTACATGTATAAAGTCAGTACCGAGCTCACCATACACATCCCCAAAGCTCATTCCGCAGGCCTGGCATGATAGGCCGTAATGATCGAGACAAGCCTTTCGGTTTGAGTGGCTTCTTTCATACTGGGTGACGGTAACCTGCTGCCATTCGCCTTCTTCGTTTCCGCTTGGAGCCGGCGTCTGCGATGTATCCTCGACGAGTTCAGTTACTTCATTCGTCCCAGGGGGGGGTGTGTCGTTGGCAACGCCACCCCGGTAAACCTTGTCTACCCATGCCAGAAACTGCTCAGCAAGAAGTTCCATTGTCTCTTCCAGCTGTGACTCGACGACAAGCGGTTCACCCGGGGTTGGCATCTTGGAAAAGATCGGATGTTTGGCGTAGTGCTGTATGCCTTTGACCACCGTATTTGACTCTTGAAGCTTTCTTTTCCAGGTGCTACTTGGCGGCACACCCATCCAACGAACCGAGTCGCTGCCGATCAGGGCAAGCGCTCCACTCCGGGAAAACTTTGCCCACAAATCATCCTGCCCTTCATAAATCCACACCCTGCACTCCACGTGAGGGGAAGCGACCGTAGGATCGAGTTCGAACGCTATGAGCCGGATACCCTCGTAGGGTTCGCGATACTCAGCCCAAAGGCTTTTTCGATGTTGTCGAGAGCACTTGAGAAATTTGCAAACAAAGAGTTCTTCACTTGGCGTTGCCGCATTCTCAAAACCTCGAGTCCAGCAACCCTTGGCTGTGTCCGACCTCCACCATTCTTCGAGCTCCATAGGACACTCCTCCTCTCACTAAATACCCATTTTCCGGGGCAGGGCCAATTCCTCTGGCGCTTCACCTTCTTTGAATCCAACCAGATAAAGCACATCTCCAACTGGGAGCG
Proteins encoded in this window:
- a CDS encoding LysR family transcriptional regulator; translation: MPGMQLMNDLRRIDLNLLVILDALLAEQHVTRAAERVHLSQPAVSHALARLRDLLGDPLLVRQGGTLVPTARALELAAPLAEALAQVQALLAPNRFDPASAKRRFRVAMSDYSAAIFLPDLVRLLRREAPGIDLQIIQASREGMVDGVLNGDLDLAAGVFPDMPAELRTTPLFEEHYTCLVDRDSLPDDGTLDLPTYLSRPHVLLEMRGSGTPEIERALTAIRERRHVAISLPHWGVAPQLIQGTDLILTVSSRGLLNIDHPHLVAVPPPFHIPSFAVELAWHVRRGGDSGLQWLMGQLQGLNLPA
- a CDS encoding MFS transporter, with amino-acid sequence MKPRLHCARLALFLCGCAAFLNLYATQSILQTFAVQFQISAKAAGWSITVTTLAVAITAPFVSRLTGRFEQRTVICVAALLLAVPTLMTAYADSFTEVLVWRFVEGMLIPVVFATSVAYIGDRWSGGTVTEVTSLYVAGTVLGGFAGRFATGVMTEYVGWREAFELLAALSLMVGGFIQFLLPVSRARTVPQATVSSGALRQPLLAAYAVGFCVLFSQVAAFTYVGLYLGLPPFNLGPAALGMLYMVFLLALIVIPIAGRLSKARPHSELLTVAVVLGITGTLLTLVPTLWCIVLGLALSSTGVFLAQAAANAFTTANAGDNKAGAVGIYLTCYYLGGSCGAIVPALIWERWGWAGCVVLIVAFQLMTLLIALVGWKLVKPALVPMP
- a CDS encoding LysR family transcriptional regulator, with protein sequence MLDLRKLRYFLMVAEELHFGRAALRLHLAQPPLTRQISALEAELGFKLFDRTSRTVTLTAQGRSFLPYARGVLEQVELAQVIAGKLAAGTAGQLTLGYVSSIALSDLFSQAIQAFAQRFPDVQLTLVECASGNLGAQVADGRLDVGLSRLLPQSKEVQALSLGEERLVAALSTDSPLASLAQVSLAQLSAYPLILFPADYGSGLNQSIEQLYRRHGQPLRPGPTGRQITSIIALVAAGQGVALVPQCTQSLMNKGVTYRPLVEVDACAQLLVLTPTETKSFLVDAFLSVVSQALHTR
- a CDS encoding addiction module antidote protein, giving the protein MAQTLTTFDMAELLDSDEAISEYLSQVLADGDNEEFLRAIGYVAKARGMTKIATDTGMGRESLYKAFSPGAKPRFETVLKVLHSLGIDLFARPGHVTNQSII
- a CDS encoding methylated-DNA--[protein]-cysteine S-methyltransferase; the encoded protein is MAYEYMLMPSPVGQLTLVARDGKLSAILWETERANRVRLGELHEANDSPVLLEAQRQLQEYFAGTRHQFTLDLDFTGTVFQKQVWQALLTIPFGETRSYSQIAQQIGNPKAVRAVGAANGRNPISIIAPCHRVIGASGELTGFAGGLQAKQYLLALEGTGQAQLAL
- a CDS encoding type II toxin-antitoxin system HicA family toxin, with the protein product MDSRYLIGHIVADGWYLVRTRGSHHHFKHPTKPGLVTIPHPKKDLLDKTAKSILKQALLS
- the yiaY gene encoding L-threonine dehydrogenase, whose amino-acid sequence is MSSTFFIPAVNIMGTDCLDEAMTAIRNYGFHKALIVTDAGLAKAGVASMIAEKLAMQDIDSVIYDGAKPNPNVENVEKGLALLQESACDFVVSLGGGSPHDCAKGIALCATNGGHIGDYEGVDQSSKPQLPLVAINTTAGTASEMTRFCIITDETRHVKMAIVDRNVTPLLSVNDPALMVGMPKGLTAATGMDALTHAIEAYVSTAATPITDACAIKAIELISANLRLAVRDGSDKAARENMAYAQFLAGMAFNNASLGFVHAMAHQLGGLYDLPHGVCNAVLLPHVQSFNASVSAKRLSDVGRALGADIKGVTVEEGAQAAIAAIRSLSQDVDIPAGLRELGAKLQDIPLLASNALKDACGLTNPRRADQRQIEEIFRSAF
- a CDS encoding DMT family transporter, which gives rise to MTTLHWLGLLALAVIAGAVVPFQSAINANLGRGLGHPLWATLASLLVSIIVLLPVIVALRLPLPSLGFISKAPLWMWAGGAFGVCFISLALMLLPKLGASGFIALAMAGQILASLLLDHFGLFGLAERELTTPRVLGALLLIGGVVLIQFSATPSAISAAT
- a CDS encoding NAD(P)H-binding protein; the encoded protein is MRVLLFGATGMVGQGVLRECLLAADVQEVVAVGRTPLTQEHGKLHQVLHSDMLDFQPLENLLQGFDACFFCLGVSSAGMNEINYTHLTYDLTLVAASTLARLNPQMTFIYVSGAGTDSSEAGKSMWARVKGKTENALLRLPFKAVYLFRPGVIQPLHGVRSKTPLYQAFYSVLGPLLTLLRRVKPGWVVSTETVGRAMLQAASHGAPQPVVEQAGISRLADERR
- a CDS encoding DUF4142 domain-containing protein, coding for MSRMAIRLRTASFAMLLGLGASNAFAQSPAEFIEQASAKGMADIETSRMAHAKTSSQEIKDYTIEVINERTLANQHLAAIAKKLELPVAPREKIVDKAETLMPQLKDGDSFDAAYTAQQVKENEDAIALFKQEGAASDVPEIKALVDETLPKLEERLQKARALASTYGKGHQGDG
- a CDS encoding type II toxin-antitoxin system RelE/ParE family toxin, with protein sequence MHYSIQQTQVFAAWHSSVRDLRAKIAIGRRIERASMGNLGDIKTLGNGISEMRVDVGVGYRVYFTLRGRALVILLVGGDKSSQEADIRRAKKLAKEV
- a CDS encoding type II toxin-antitoxin system HicB family antitoxin, coding for MLYPIAISTGDENHAWGVEVPDIPGCYSAGDDLDDAMAMAREAIEGHFEILAEDGAPIPNAQKVTLHAANPQYAGCTWAVVDIDVTRYLGKAQKLNITLPGYLLNRIDEYVLNHPEEKSRSGFLASAALKVLQQDH
- a CDS encoding hydroxymethylglutaryl-CoA lyase, which translates into the protein MIQDYSDALIVQEVSPRDGLQIEPTWVETADKIALIDQLSRAGFSRIEAGSFVSPKAIPALRDGEQVFQGIARKPGVIYVALIPNLKGAQRAIGSRADELNLVMSASQSHNLANLRMRCEASLAAFGEIVSFAADHPVRLNGSIATTFGCPFEGAVDEDRVLRIVDAYRELGIQGITLADTTGMANPRQVERLVKRVLQHVPAGDLTLHFHNTRGLGLCNVLAAYEAGARRFDAALGGLGGCPFAPGASGNICTEDLVNLCAEVGIPTGIDLPHLLQMSRRLPALLGHELPGQVAKAGRNCDLHAAPDYVAALIAEGVALN